In Halorientalis sp. LT38, a genomic segment contains:
- a CDS encoding alpha/beta fold hydrolase yields MQTVAHDGRETAYWVDGADGDGDDDGPVVCFVHGSGQRNDVWREQTGREGYTAVTLDLSGHGDSEDVDTPAGPETMDAYVRDVAAVARATDADVIAGHSLGGAVVQTLVLEDAYDPEAVVLAGTGAKLGIGEDVGAMLGGDVEPILSFMRSANVLFEDTDHPAAGPTDELMREVGMAMLKRDLSTCDTFDVRDRLDEITVPALCIVGDNDSLTPPTFSEYLVEHLPDAEYAEVPGTSHMAMLENPAAWNDGLDAFLDRL; encoded by the coding sequence ATGCAGACGGTGGCACACGACGGCCGCGAGACGGCGTACTGGGTCGACGGAGCGGACGGCGATGGGGACGACGACGGGCCGGTCGTCTGTTTCGTCCACGGGAGCGGCCAGCGCAACGACGTGTGGCGCGAACAGACCGGACGCGAGGGCTACACGGCCGTGACGCTGGACCTGAGCGGCCACGGCGACTCCGAGGACGTCGACACCCCGGCCGGCCCGGAGACGATGGACGCGTACGTGCGTGACGTGGCAGCGGTCGCGCGCGCTACCGACGCCGACGTGATCGCCGGCCACTCGCTCGGCGGCGCGGTCGTCCAGACCCTCGTCCTCGAGGACGCCTACGACCCAGAGGCGGTCGTGCTCGCTGGCACGGGCGCCAAACTCGGCATCGGCGAGGACGTGGGAGCGATGCTCGGTGGCGACGTCGAACCCATCCTCTCGTTCATGCGGTCGGCGAACGTCCTCTTCGAGGACACCGACCACCCGGCCGCCGGGCCGACCGACGAACTGATGCGGGAGGTCGGGATGGCGATGCTCAAGCGCGACCTCTCGACCTGCGACACCTTCGACGTGCGCGACCGCCTGGACGAGATCACCGTCCCGGCGCTCTGCATCGTCGGCGACAACGACTCGCTGACCCCGCCGACCTTCTCGGAGTACCTCGTCGAGCACCTGCCCGACGCCGAGTACGCCGAGGTCCCCGGGACCAGCCACATGGCGATGCTCGAGAATCCGGCTGCCTGGAACGACGGCCTGGACGCGTTTCTCGACCGGCTCTGA
- a CDS encoding CDC48 family AAA ATPase: protein MKLTVKPLKQKDAGRGLAAIDRAAMSEMGLENGDYIVIEGKNSGRAVARVWPGYPEDEGKGVVRIDGQLRQEANVGIDDSVEVEGADVKPATSITVALPQNLRVRGNVGPHIRNKLSGQAVTTGQTVPFSLGLGPLSSMSGQKIPLKIAETDPSGTVVVTDSTDIQVSEKPAEQIVGEGTGGAASQETPNVTYEDIGGLDDELEQVREMIELPMRHPELFQQLGIEPPKGVLLHGPPGTGKTLMAKAVANEIDAYFTNISGPEIMSKYYGESEEQLREVFEEAEENAPAIVFIDEIDSIAPKRGETSGDVERRVVAQLLSLMDGLDERREVVVIGATNRVDSIDPALRRGGRFDREIEIGVPDKDGRKEILQVHTRGMPLTDDIDLDKYAENTHGFVGADLESLTKESAMNALRRIRPELDLESEEIDAEVLERLQVTETDFKDALKGIEPSALREVFVEVPDITWNDVGGLEDTKERLRETIQWPLEYPEVFETLDMQAAKGVLMYGPPGTGKTLLAKAVANEAQSNFISVKGPELLNKFVGESEKGVREIFEKARANAPTVIFFDEIDSIAGERGRNASDSGVGERVVSQLLTELDGIEALEDVVVIATSNRPDLIDSALLRPGRLDRHVHVPVPDEDGRRKILEVHTRNKPLADDVDLDKLARQTEGYVGADIEALAREASMAASREFIGSVDPEEVGESVGNVRVTMDHFEYALDQVGPSVDDDTRERYDEIEERFDTTEPAVDEETVSRTFQ, encoded by the coding sequence ATGAAACTCACCGTCAAGCCCCTGAAGCAAAAGGACGCGGGGCGCGGGCTGGCCGCCATCGACCGCGCTGCCATGTCCGAGATGGGCCTCGAGAACGGCGATTACATCGTCATCGAGGGCAAGAACAGCGGGCGCGCTGTCGCCCGCGTCTGGCCCGGCTACCCCGAGGACGAGGGCAAGGGCGTCGTCCGGATCGACGGCCAGCTCCGCCAGGAGGCAAACGTCGGGATCGACGACTCCGTCGAGGTCGAGGGCGCGGACGTCAAGCCCGCCACCTCGATCACGGTCGCGCTCCCCCAGAACCTCCGGGTCCGAGGTAACGTCGGCCCCCACATCCGTAACAAGCTCTCCGGACAGGCCGTCACGACGGGGCAGACGGTGCCCTTCTCGCTCGGTCTGGGCCCGCTCTCGTCGATGTCGGGCCAGAAGATCCCGCTGAAGATCGCCGAGACCGATCCCTCCGGCACTGTCGTCGTCACGGACTCGACGGACATCCAGGTGAGCGAGAAGCCGGCCGAACAGATCGTCGGCGAGGGCACCGGCGGCGCGGCCAGCCAGGAGACGCCCAACGTCACCTACGAGGACATCGGCGGGCTCGACGACGAGCTCGAACAGGTCCGCGAGATGATCGAGCTGCCGATGCGCCACCCCGAGCTGTTCCAGCAGCTCGGCATCGAGCCGCCGAAAGGCGTCCTCCTGCACGGCCCGCCCGGCACGGGGAAGACCCTGATGGCCAAGGCCGTCGCCAACGAGATCGACGCCTACTTCACCAACATCTCGGGCCCCGAGATCATGTCGAAGTACTACGGGGAGAGCGAGGAACAGCTCCGCGAGGTGTTCGAGGAGGCCGAAGAGAACGCCCCGGCCATCGTCTTCATCGACGAGATCGACTCGATCGCGCCCAAGCGCGGCGAGACTTCCGGTGACGTCGAGCGGCGCGTCGTGGCGCAACTGCTCAGCCTGATGGACGGGCTAGACGAGCGCCGCGAGGTCGTCGTCATCGGCGCGACCAACCGCGTCGACAGCATCGACCCCGCGCTCCGGCGTGGCGGTCGCTTCGACCGCGAGATCGAGATCGGCGTCCCGGACAAGGACGGCCGCAAGGAGATCCTGCAGGTCCACACCCGCGGGATGCCCCTGACCGACGACATCGACCTCGACAAGTACGCCGAGAACACGCACGGGTTCGTCGGCGCGGACCTCGAATCGCTGACCAAGGAGTCGGCGATGAACGCGCTGCGACGCATCCGCCCGGAACTCGACCTCGAGAGCGAGGAGATCGACGCCGAGGTCCTCGAACGGTTGCAGGTCACCGAGACGGACTTCAAGGACGCGCTGAAGGGGATCGAACCCTCGGCGCTCCGTGAAGTGTTCGTCGAAGTTCCGGACATCACCTGGAACGACGTCGGCGGCCTCGAGGACACCAAGGAACGGCTCCGCGAGACGATCCAGTGGCCCCTCGAGTACCCCGAGGTGTTCGAGACGCTGGACATGCAGGCCGCCAAGGGCGTCCTCATGTACGGCCCGCCGGGCACGGGGAAGACCCTGCTCGCCAAAGCCGTCGCCAACGAGGCCCAGTCCAACTTCATCTCGGTGAAGGGGCCGGAACTGCTCAACAAGTTCGTCGGGGAGTCCGAGAAGGGCGTCCGCGAGATCTTCGAGAAGGCCCGGGCGAACGCGCCCACGGTGATCTTCTTCGACGAGATCGACTCGATCGCGGGCGAACGCGGGCGGAACGCCAGCGACTCGGGCGTCGGCGAGCGCGTCGTCTCCCAGTTGCTGACGGAACTCGACGGCATCGAGGCCCTGGAGGACGTCGTGGTGATCGCCACCTCGAACCGACCGGACCTGATCGACTCCGCGCTGCTCCGTCCCGGACGGCTGGACCGGCACGTCCACGTGCCCGTCCCCGACGAGGACGGCCGCCGGAAGATCCTCGAGGTCCACACCCGGAACAAGCCGCTGGCCGACGACGTCGACCTCGACAAGCTGGCGCGCCAGACCGAGGGCTACGTCGGCGCCGACATCGAGGCGCTGGCCCGCGAGGCCTCCATGGCCGCCAGCCGTGAGTTCATCGGCAGCGTCGACCCCGAAGAAGTCGGCGAGAGCGTGGGCAACGTCCGCGTGACGATGGACCACTTCGAGTACGCGCTCGACCAGGTGGGCCCCAGCGTCGACGACGATACCCGCGAGCGCTACGACGAGATCGAAGAGCGCTTCGACACCACCGAGCCGGCGGTCGACGAAGAGACCGTCAGCCGGACCTTCCAGTAG
- a CDS encoding DUF7127 family protein — MNGQEQFRAEEGPVGRREYEDGAVVFVADVGVGRDASVDVVGDTAIVVADGEQYEFDIEDGEDAQAFMKNGVLTVEVDL; from the coding sequence ATGAATGGTCAAGAGCAGTTCAGAGCGGAGGAAGGCCCCGTGGGTCGGCGCGAGTACGAGGACGGCGCGGTCGTGTTCGTGGCCGACGTCGGGGTCGGTCGCGACGCGAGCGTCGACGTGGTCGGTGATACCGCCATCGTCGTCGCGGACGGAGAGCAGTACGAATTCGACATCGAAGACGGAGAGGACGCGCAAGCGTTTATGAAAAACGGCGTCCTCACTGTCGAGGTGGACCTATGA